One segment of Primulina tabacum isolate GXHZ01 chromosome 6, ASM2559414v2, whole genome shotgun sequence DNA contains the following:
- the LOC142550088 gene encoding uncharacterized protein LOC142550088, which translates to MDKELMSKDRLSREFDVGVEFFLQFSLKNAIHYDAIPCPCARCGNLRKKNVETIRAHLYCNGMDLTYYTWIWHGERSTKENSMNDNDQVEQDEHKSFSEEPIDMVHCVYESYAENPSQFNKLLEDADKPLYPGCAKFTKLSAVVKLFNLKAKYSWSDKSFTDLLMLFGEMLPDHNELPSSLYDAKKSLRALGMDYVKIHACPNDFILYRKEYEDFANCPTCRTSRWKLGNKSKVKKGIPAKVLWYFPPIPRFQRMLRNKAISKELTWHADKRIRDGFLRHQADSPL; encoded by the coding sequence ATGGACAAAGAATTGATGTCAAAAGATAGGCTATCACGTGAATTTGATGTTGGAGTAGAGTTTTTCTTGCAGTTTTCACTAAAAAATGCTATCCATTATGATGCAATACCTTGTCCATGTGCAAGATGTGGTAATCTAAGGAAGAAAAATGTTGAAACTATCAGGGCACATTTGTATTGTAATGGTATGGATTTGACATATTATACATGGATATGGCATGGGGAAAGATCTACGAAAGAGAACTCAATGAATGATAATGATCAAGTAGAACAAGATGAACACAAATCATTTAGTGAGGAACCTATAGATATGGTGCATTGTGTATATGAAAGTTATGCTGAGAATCCAAGCCAATTCAATAAGCTACTTGAAGATGCAGATAAACCTTTATATCCTGGATGTGCTAAATTCACAAAGTTATCTGCAGTTGTGAAATTATTTAACTTGAAGGCAAAATATAGTTGGAGTGATAAAAGTTTCACTGATCTACTTATGTTGTTTGGAGAAATGCTTCCAGATCACAATGAATTGCCTTCATCTTTGTATGATGCAAAGAAAAGCTTACGCGCATTAGGGATGGACTATGTGAAAATTCATGCTTGTCCTAATGATTTTATCTTATACCGGAAGGAGTACGAAGATTTTGCAAATTGCCCTACTTGCAGGACGTCAAGGTGGAAGTTGGGTAACAAATCGAAGGTAAAGAAAGGAATTCCTGCAAAGGTCTTGTGGTATTTCCCACCtattccaagatttcaaagaATGTTACGTAATAAGGCGATATCCAAGGAGTTAACTTGGCATGCTGATAAAAGAATTCGTGATGGATTCTTGCGTCATCAAGCTGATTCGCCTCTTTGA